A stretch of DNA from Triticum dicoccoides isolate Atlit2015 ecotype Zavitan chromosome 2A, WEW_v2.0, whole genome shotgun sequence:
tcccaattaagtaacatcattaaacccaacaatattcatttataaacccaacaatattcatttaaagtaacgtgatgagatcaacaggataatccaagaactagatactcaagatgtccataaccggggacacggctaatcatgattagtttatacactctgcagaggtttgcgcacttttccccacaagactcgatcgcctctattggatttctcgcactacatggtgtttgagaaacggatgaccgagacacagtctttcagaagcgctagcaccttacgatggatagaccggtacacctactttcccctacatctgctagtctaccctgtaagagttcgcatgacttactcaactatgccagagcccataatggcttgtggctgcacacggaagtttctagtttgaaaaatctcatgatccctttgagcctgggtggcggtccaaaagaaaacaggcaagtcctggattacccaggtgcctagacaggcaatcctagaataaccaggtgcctcaatccacccagatgtgtgtttaagttgccaccttaagtaaaccattaattaacaatctcacatctgtcatggatactctcaaaacccaatccacgtctactagcatagcatggcataataagcaaacgtagaagtaactcccaaaggtttgataataaacaggtaataggtactacctcgtctacttcccatcccatagtttaattagatcctaatcatgcaatgtgtgaagattgatctaatgcaaaaaaaaactgggtatggaaggggatatgatcaaagtgtgaacttgcctgcaatgttgatgaagatgattcgcactcaaaactcttaatagttctactcgtcacactccggtcaatctatcgtaagcaagcaatagtaaccacacatgagcaatcactcaaaagatcagaaagaacaaagaagacgattcagaaaacttcaaaaccaagcaaataactcttgcaacataaaacaatttctaacagtaccaaaattatgtgaatttggccttattagaatgtttaggtcaagagcttcgatttgcaaaaagaatcaactcaaacggagctacgaaactcaagttatgatcaaacaaagtttgaattcaaatctgatccaattcaaattttaaactttcaaaaacatgtttgagttagattactggatagaggagatcataacgaagacgtgggcgttggtttcgttcatTTTGGACAAACGCGCGAAAACTAATGAttgtttgaagttcagggactaaactgtagagaaaatcctcacatataggtccctggccgaaaataactgaaaaaaaagaaaaagactaaaaggCGAACGTTCGTTTTCTATACCTAACCAGTGAACGTTTACTAAGTAACTAGTTTTAAAAGAAAACCGGTTTTTAAAcggaaaaccaaagaaaaaaaacCCTAAACAAAACCGGCGAACCGGGGCGGTTATTACTGGTTCGGGGGAAGAAaacccgacggcggcggcggcgttcgtcGGCGTCcgagaagacggcggcggcggctcgggcttgACCGGAGCGGCGGCTCTGGTAGCCTACCGCGAGGGCGGAGTGGACGGGGAGGGGCGGCGCTAGGCGGCGGGTACGGTGGTGGCGACGGCGGTGGTCATCGGCGGCGACAGAGGCGGCCTCGGGCGGAGCTCAGCGGATCTCGCCGGCAGCGAGAGATGCGGCGCGAGGCGCGGCTGCGAGCAGCGGGGAGGAGAGGAACGGGGCCCGTGGCCTCGTTATTTAAGGGGGGGAAGTAGCTGGCATGGAGGAGGGGTCAGGCGAGGAGGACgcggagtccggccggactccggcGGCGGCGCTCCCGTGCGGGAGTCGGAGACGAGCGGGGTGCGCTAGtgcgctgggccgtggcctggcttgGGAGCTGGGCTGGCCCAGTCGGCGAGGAGGGTTTTTTTTTAATAAACATTTTTTTTTCAGAGaacaaaaataataaaaacaaaaataactaaaatattatatagggatataatatatcaaaattttcagaaaattattttctacgacatgaacattttcctagcattaaataaaattcacacaaattcagataattcaaagagtgctactggtctattaaaatccaacaaaaatcattttaaaaaaaataccaaaatgatttcaaattaatttttctccaattttctattgtagggaatcattttaccctattttccatatattttatttttggagaaaaataatttgaataaaactcaaataactccaaattgaaaataaattcgaaagaactttgaatttaattctttgaaactcccaactcatatttcatatagtttgaagaagtcattttatcttcgctcgtgaaaatcattgagttgcataaagtttcagaattggaaatatttccaaatgaaattcaaatattttcaaaaacccttttcatttatataaatggaagaagtcatgtcatcttctctccagggttttgtgatgaaaagtatttgaattcatggagatcagaaagcaaatatgaaagtttgggaaagtccttttattccctctcatttaactttcaaaaagtttcgaattcaatcactctcagacaatcaatcaaacaatcagtcaaatctatctatttattataacattccaaaatttagaattttgggatgttacaattctcaagacggctgattttgttgaattcttcggggcacaatccgttgaagagaatatcactagCTTgaccattgtattgcaacatcttcaactcttctacggtagcttcacggttcggttctctcccatcaaagaattcaccttgcaagccaacacacacaatagcccaaacggcggggttatgtccaagaatatgcattttcatcttatgcttctactagcaaaattagtaccatcaaagtaaggacctctacggtggtaatttccctcactagatgccatactctcctaggttgtgaaaccaaggatatgatcaccaaaagctatggaaatcaaagcaaatggagaccaaagctctgataccacttgtaggatcgaaagtatgtctagagggcgggtgattagactacttgaccaaataaaaatctagccttttcccaattttaagtcttggaagattttagcaacttagcacaattcaagtaatcaacctacacatgaaattctaagagtatagcagcagaatgtaaaacaattgcatatgaaggtaaagggaggagtttggagggagcaaacgcaatgtagacatggagatttttggcgtggttccgataggtagtgctattgtacatccatgttgatggagacttcaacccatgaagggtaacggttgtgcgagtccacgaagaagcaaccttgtctatcccaccatggccatcgcccatgaaggacttgcctcactagggtagatcttcacgaagtaggcgatctccttgcccgtacaaactccttggttcaactccacaatcttgatgaagactcccaagtgacacctaaccaatctaggagacaccactttccaaaaggtaatagatggtgttttgatgatgaactccttgctcttgtgcttcaaatgatagtctccccaacactcaactctctctcataggattggatttggtagaaacatgatttgagtggaaagtaacttggggaaggctagagatcaagatttatgtggttggaatggaatatcttgacctcaacacaagtgtaggtggttctctctcagaaaatgtaagttgaaagtgtaggcatgttctgatggctctctccatgaatgaagagtgggtggaggggtatatatagcctccacacaaaatctagtcgTTACACACAAatctccaaactcggtgggaccgaattataaaactcggtcaggccgatttagtttaaaatgtgaatgttaggattttcggtgcgaccggttccattagggttaggacataacataatcttggtgagaccgattacacaaactcggtgggaccgattctggtaatagacaaacagagagttgttcaggcaaactcggtgggaccaattcgctcatctcggttagaccaaaacgttacaaaggggaaacaaagagtttgcattgcaatctcggtgggaccaatcgctcatctcggttggaccgaaacgttacgaagggaaacaaagaggttgcaatcccatctcggtgagaccgagatccctatcggtgagaccgaagtgactagggtttgtggcagtggctatgtcaagtgatctcggtggcgccggatagaagattttggtggggccaagtttgacttttggtttgggacatatgtggatatgagaaagtagttgagggcttttggagcgtatcactaagcattttgagcaagtaactcattaagcaacacctcatcccccttttaatagtattggcttttcctatggactcaatgtgatcttggatcactaaaagtaaaatgtagagtcttgtgctttgaggttgacccaatcttttgtccttagcattttcaggggtccacttctaatccatgccatgccaatcattgagctttcctgaaatatttatcttaaaatagcattagctcaatgagctatatgttgttaggaattaccaaaaccacctagggatagttgcactttcaacaactGATTCTTGATGCACGACTCGTGCCAGTCAAGATGTTATTTAGACACATCCCCCACTTCAGTTCGTAACAAGCACATCTCGATGGGTGACTTCCAGCGCACAAATTAAGATCATATCTGGTCCCAACACAAACTCatggttgtaagcattaagacCTCATTCCCGTTCCTCTTTTTATTATAAGTGTCTGAATCACTGTTTGCTTGATTGATCCGGTCAAAAGCTGGAATTGATCCTTTGACATAAGCTTGGTAGATTCCATCGCTTCAAGGGAATCTTCCTCTCGTGGATTCAATAACCCAGGGTCACCTCTGGGAAAGTAGGTGTGTGATACTCTTTTCTGTTCCATTACCAGATCACTAAAAGGAGGTACCAACATCTCATGTTTGGGACGTTGTGGGACCTGGTCAACTCGGTTTGCAGTCTTCCCATCCTTCATTGCCCGATCGGTGTAGGTCCACAGTGTGGTCTGTGGGTCCCATTAGCGGTTGGTGTTGAAGCTACCCGTCTATTTCTGTGGTTTTGGTTTGCTTCATTCCTTACTAATGTGCTTGTGGACATGTGGGGCTCCGGTCATTTCATAAGGTTGTCGTATGGTGTGTGGGGGCCATTAACAGCTGGTCTGGTAGTTCTTTGCGGTCACTTTGCTTCTTCCTGCCTATTTGTCTATTTGCTCGTGTTAGCCGGATGCATGCGGGGTGGCTTGCTTCCTTATTTTTTCCTTGGGGTAGAGAGATTCACGAGTGTTATTACTTAGGGCCCATTGGTCGACGCGGTGGCGTGGGTCGGTGCATTGGTGTGCATGCTAGGCGCGTGGTGTCCAATCGTATGCCCTGGCAGATAAATGCAGCTGTGTTGGCTGCTGGACAGCTGGAGGTTTGGTTCACGAGATAGTGGTGTGCATTGGTTGGTGCGCCAAGACCGTGGGGTGCCATTGTATGCTTCTTTAAATGTTGTTGCGTGTTTGAGCCGACGGGTGAGCTGCTAAACCACACTTATTAGCATGTCTTGGGTGTGGTGATGAGTGGGCGTGGTATAGATGGTGGGCATCTCCTATGTTTGATACTATCGAGCCAAGATGTGCGTTTATCATAACTTTATGGTCTTCGCTAGATGGCTTAAATGTCGAGCATTTTTCGAATGTGTTTATGGTTATGCCAGTTATGAGCACCCATGGCAGAGGAAGCATGCCAACTTAATGGCAATTGCCGCGCACCAATTGCCCATGCCTATCACGCCATGTATCCTCGACGTCTTCCACACTTCATGTAATGGCCACTGGCCACGCCTATAAAATGGTGGTCACCAGACACGAATACACAAGTGCATTCAATGGCCATGCTCTCTACTTATCATTGTTAGAATTTGCCTGACTTCTCAGTTGCATTTGGTCTTTTCGTTTGAATCCCTAGACCTTGCAGTCCTAGTGAGATTGACTACCTTCCTACGTCCATTGGGGGCACAAAGAGGTTTCGTAATTGTGTTTACAAATACTGATCATTGATTGTAATCGCTTTGCTCCCACTAATCATTGATTGTATTCGCTTTGCTCCCGTTGGTACGATAAACCTTGAGGTCACTTCAGGAAAAATGTTGTTTTCTACAAACCCATGTGCTTTGTGCATAACAACTTCATGGTAGAGTGGAAGCAACGCCTTACGAAAAAGATTGACACAAACCCACAATGTGTTGGGCAACTGAACCAAGTCTAAGAGCGTAAACCTTCACGACTAACTTGAAAAAGCATGTTGATTAGGGCTATGCGCCGGAATTGCCTAATACAGTCCACACCTTGCACCTTAGGAATCGTAGCAAGACAAAAAGTTAAGAGACGCAATATCAGCCGTCTGTAAGGTGAATCCATTAACAATCTCACCGACTAATGGTTTAAGAAAGCCCCTTTTTTGAAAAACACACGCACTAAGACCCCTTTCCGGCCCAAGAGCAGTGCCCTTCCAATAGACCTAAAGTCGCCTTTGTTTCCTCGCACGGAAGGGAAGAATAAGGGTTTAGTTCTGTCTTTTTGAAATGGTTTGGGACCCCCGTCCAAAATCAGGAGCTAACTAGCCCATCAGGGGTCTTCCGAGATAAGAAGCTAAACATAGAAGGTGTAAATGTCATCTTGAAACTCTGATTGAGACGTGAGTCCCCTTGCTCACCGATCAATTTGAGAATCAAAGTTTTTTGTTTACAATCATTGGCAATTGCGGGGAAGTATGCAATGATAGCATCCCTTTTAAGCAACTGATACTCGTTCTTGGCAGTAGATTTTCTCGTCCTTGTAGAGGTTGTTGATTTTATCTACTAATGCATATCTGCATTGCTACTCTTGCTTTGACAAAACAATCAGCATCAGCCTTGTAGTCGAGTGATACAATCTCATGAAAGGTATTTGCTTTTAAGATCTTGCCCCTATCTCTATTAGCACCCTACCCCGAAGAAAGGGCAAAGCCCACGCGATTGAGTTGGCCACGCATCAATAGAGCCCAACGCCAATTCGGGAGCCTTCGAGCGAGTCCATTTGCTTTGGACAGTTTCCGCAAAAATATCTTCTTGGAACCTCTTAACTTTGAAGAAGAATCTAGGGTTACACTTGACCATTTTCTTCTCCATGATGCAAATAAATATTAAAAATCCACCTACATTTATTTTCATTTCCGTTACGAATTTCTTATTGGACAAGGATTGATACAACAATAAATTACACCACCAATTGCAATCCAAAAGGTGTTGGTCGAAAATCTTCATGGTTGCATCTGAGTAGTGTAGTACCAATTCCGGGCCTTCAATTCACTGCCATATTTCTCTTTtgcgaattaattaattaattgaaatATGAAGTGCCAAATATGCAATCGCCATTCTTTAGTAGCGGAATAAATGCCTCAAATTTCCTAAAAGGATTTTGGGTCAAACTGGCGAGAAATAAATAAAGGATAAATGGGGAGACGGGAAAACCCGAAGCATTTCCGGCTGACCCCATTGACCAGCGTCGTTCCCTCTCCCAAGCCCTACGACACGGGCGGAGCAGCAGACGGGGACAAGTATTTTCCGCGACAACAGCAACCGCCGCAACCTTGCcatgcaacagcagcagcagctcacgccgcagggcttcggcgtcggcgCGGCATTGTCGCCGATGCAGGGGATCGGCGCGtcctcgtcttcgtcgtcgtcgcagGCGGCggccgcgacggcggcggcggcggatgcggCGAGGGCGCGCGCGGCGGAGCAGATGGCGTACGAGGACGCGTGGAAGGCCTGCAACCCGGACTTCACCACGCCCTTTGCCTCCGTCGAGGACGCCGTCACCAGGTGCGTCGATCTCGATCCTCCCCTTCGCAGCCGTCGTCTTCGTGCCCGTGCGTGTGGCGCGTGTTTCCCTCGCCTTCTTCTAGAATCTTCCATCGGTACGCCGTGCGTTTCTTTCTTATTACTCGGTTCTTTGTGAGCACGGCCGCGATTGACTCGGCGTCGCGACTTAGGAGCTCTGCGGCGAGATTAATTTGGTGCAGATTGCGATTTCAATGGAGAATGAATGATTTTTTTTTAGAATCAAATGGAAGTAAATGATTCTTTAGCGTGCCGTTGTTCCACACGGTTATATGCAGCGGCGAGTCTGATGGCAGGTTGATTGAAACCATGGTAAACACGAAAAATTGCTGGATCAATAATTTTCCCTGTGAATTGTAAAAAAAAAAACTGTCATAAGCAGGGAAAAGGACCGATAGAAAATTGCCCCCCTTTTGTTCTGTTTACCCTTTTATATGTTCCTGGACAAAATGTTCAGAAACATGTTCGTGTTTGCCTGAATTTTCTACCAATTTATGAAGAGATCTGTGCATGTATGGAAAAAATGGTTGATTATTTGCCCTGCAACAATTGATAGACTCATGTCAGATGATCCTTGATCAAGATAAACCACTAGCAGATATAAATTTCTGAAACCAATGTTTTAGCATGTTAAATTTGTCTGTTCAATATGCTGTTCGAACCTGCTAAATCAGACCATATCGTCAGATACATTGCATCGCTCCGATCTAGTACTTCGTTGTTGAAATGCTTGTTTTCCTTGCATACATTTATGCCTTTCTTTTAAAATGATGTCGAACATGTCAGTTTGTCATTACGAAGAATTAACACATATAGTACAGTATATCTGTATTGAAATGTTAATTGTTCTCAGGGGCTCAGGGTCCTTGCAACTTATGTTCGATCAGAAAACTGGTGAATATAGGGAGGAAATCACTCTGAGCCAGTGTGTTGCGATGTTTATACTGCCCATTTTTCGCAATTGCTTGCATGCATTATGCTGCATCTCCATAGAATATCTGAGACCTGTTCGCTTGCCCTCTTGTAGTTGAACTGTGATATTATTCTTCGTAACGCAAAGGATCGCAGACCATTGCAGATAGAAAATAGTACTACAGTACCACTCTAGAGAGATGAGCTAAACAGTGTGATCTTCCTCTCATGCATGGCATGCCAGGCTGCTCCCGTACCATGTCTTCGCGGATTACGATGAGGAGGACACCTACATCGACGACGCCGGGACGGAGAAGTCGAGTGCGGAGAGGTGGGACAACGACGTGGGAGCCACCATGATGAAGCAGATCGCGGAGTTCGAGAAGCACGTGCTGACCTTCAACGTCATGGCCCGGCAGCGCGCCGAAGGCACCATGCGCGGCGAGGAGCAGCTCCTGCTGGGGCGCGCGCTCATCCAGGACGAGTTCCGTGTGTCGGACAACGTGCGCCTCGCGCACATCCAGCAGCAACAGCAGGAGGCCGCGCGGGCGTCGCGCCTGGCACTCGCGCAGGCGCAGGCGCAGGTCGCGAACGCGTGGCCGCTGGTGCAGCCCAGCAACCCGTCCGGTTGGCAGCAGGCGCTcgccgcggcggcggcagcgggggcgcgcggcgacggggTGCCCGCGCAGATGGGGACGCCCCAGGGCGTGGCAATGCATCCACAGCTTGATCCTTCCGCGGCCGCTGCGTGGCTGatgatgcagcagcagcagcaacaccaggagcagcagcaccagcagcagcagcagctgggcctgGGCGTGTGGCCAACGCTCGCGGCGCCGCACGGCGTGGGCAGCTCAAATGGGCAGGTGGGGCCGTCGGCCTTGTGGCAGGAGCAGGCTGCTGGGGAACATACGACGAGCGGCACGGCGGTTGGCGGGATGGCGCAGCCGTGGTGGGCGGGTGGCGCACAAAGGAGGGAGCAGTAGGGCTTAGTATCATCAGACTGAGTGATATACATTTTGTATTGTAGCATGTGTGCATGTGTTCTCTGAACTCTGCTTGGATGTAAGAGCACCAAACAAACAGTGGATTATCATAACAGATCATGTTGTTCATCCCCGCAAATGGTTAGCTTTTCCCAAATGAAGTGCGACTCGTCAGGTGCGCTGCACTCTGGCCTTAATATTTTTCGATGGCAATtccagtcacacaatgatgacaatTTCTAATAACACGCTGCAAGTTTTTGTCAAAAATAAAATGTTCGCATCTAACGTGTGGCATTTATCAGTTTTTTTTAACACCTAACACCGTGTGGCAAATGTCCATGGACACTTCAACACACCTGAAATTCCGCAAACCAACACTAAACTGTGAAGGTTTGTGGACGTCCGGACTTGTGCCACATACGCATCCGACAAAGCGGGCCCTCCCAAAACCCTCTCATGTACATCCGCTCCAATCGTGCCTCCGCTTTGGCGTCGCATTCATGTTGGTTTAGAGCGGACGTGACCGGCCACTACAGCATGCTGGCCCAAAGGTGAATCATTCAACCGGCGGCGTGGCTTAGAGCGTCGTCCGCGC
This window harbors:
- the LOC119357903 gene encoding uncharacterized protein LOC119357903; this translates as MQQQQQLTPQGFGVGAALSPMQGIGASSSSSSSQAAAATAAAADAARARAAEQMAYEDAWKACNPDFTTPFASVEDAVTRLLPYHVFADYDEEDTYIDDAGTEKSSAERWDNDVGATMMKQIAEFEKHVLTFNVMARQRAEGTMRGEEQLLLGRALIQDEFRVSDNVRLAHIQQQQQEAARASRLALAQAQAQVANAWPLVQPSNPSGWQQALAAAAAAGARGDGVPAQMGTPQGVDDLQDKVSPESFYLL